From the genome of Pseudomonas migulae:
GGTCCATCGGCAATTCAGGACCGGAGATTTCGCCGTCGCTGAGCAACAGGTTGCCGTTGACCAAAGGCGCCATCAAGCCACCGGAAATCGTGCCGCTGCCGTTCAGGCGTCCGGTCAGTTTCTCGACCATCGGCACAAACGGTCGAGCGACGGACAAATCCAGGCCATTGAGACGGAACGATCCGGTCAGCGGTTTGTTCTTCGGCAGCGGATTGATCTGCGCCTGCACACTCAATTCGCCGAGCTTGCCGCCGACGAAATTGAAGTCGGTGTCGATGCGCTTGGGCGTCAGTTTGCTGATGAGTCTCAAGGTCTGGTAGGGAAAATCCAGCCACTGATCCTTGTCCTTGATACGCAAGGTGCCGCCGCTGGCATCGAGGCTGATCTGGCCGTTCGGGCCGCTGGCCGGCAGGTCCAGTTGCAGGTCGGCGTTGAGCCGGCCCTTCCAGGCGAAATCCTTCGGCAACCACTGCGCCATACTGTCGATCGGGAATTGCTTGAGGTGGTAGCGCAGCTTCGGCTCCGGCATCAGCCGCTGGTCTTCACCGCACAGACTGGCCGGTCCGGACATCCAGCAATGGGCGCCGAAATTGATTTTGCCGTCCGCCAGCCGTTCGAGTTTCGCCGGCCCTTGCAGCTTCCAGTCCTGACCGCCGGCCTGGATATCGCCACTGGCCAGACGCCCGCGCCAGTTGCCTTTGTCCAGATTACCGTCGAGTCCCAGGGCCAGCTTCAGTTGCGGGCCTTGCAGGTCGAGGCTGAGTTTCTGGTTTTTGATATCGCCGCTGCCACTGGCGGTCAGCGTGCCCAGCGAGGTATCGCCGGCCTGGATGCCGCTGCCCTTGAGGTCGATTTTCGCCCGCTGCGCGCTGTCGAGGGTAGCGTCGAGGTTCAGGCTTTGCAGGCGATTGTCCTGGAATGCCAATTGCGTGCCCTGCAACCCGAGTTTGCCTTGTGGCGCCTTGAGCGTGCCGGCGACATCGACGCGGCCGTTGAGCTGACCTCGCAATTGCGGCCAGAGCTGGGCCAGGCGCGACAGTTTGATGTCGATCTGGCCGGTGAGTTTTTGTTGCAGGCTGCCCTTGCCGGTGATGCTGTTATCACCCAGACGGATTTGCAGCGCGCTGAGGTTCCACAGTTCTCCGGCACCATCCGCCTTGGCTTGCAGGACGGCCGGTTGGCCGCGCAGCTTGCCCTTCAGATCAAGGTCCGCGTTCAGGCTGAGTTTTTCATTCTTCATCTCACCTTTGCTGCGCAACGGTCCGGCCAGGGTGCCGGGCAACTCGGCGACCCAATACGCCGGGTTGATCGCCGAAAGGTCGAGCGCAGTGTCCCAGGCAATGCCATCGGCAAATTGCAGGTTCAAGTGCCCTTCGGCCTTGCCCTGTCCGGCTTCAAGCTGGATTTGTTGCAGGTAGATTTTCGTCAGGTCACCGGCGAAAGGGCTGCTCAGGCTGAACGCGCCGGCCGGGCCATCCAGCGCGGCCTTGAAGTTGCCGAGGTATTTGCCGTCGGTGTAAGAGACTTCACCGTTGAAGCTGCGCAGGGCCACTTCCGGCTCGTCGATCACCGGATAGAGCCGATGCCAGGGGAAATCCAGCCAATCGATTTTCGCCGTGGCGTTCAGGCCTTTGCTCCAGTCCAGTACGCCGGTGAGCTTGAGGCTTTGCTTGTCGTTGGCGGTCAGGTCCAGCGCGGCGATCTGCGCACCGTTGGCGTCGACCTTGCCTTGCAGCAACAACGCGACCGGGCCTTGTTCGGCGGGCAGCGTGGCGCTGCCGTGCAATTGGTAGCCGTTTTTCAGGTCGCCGTCGCCGGTGAGCTCCAGTTGATTGAGTTGCAGGGTGTCCGGCAGGTCGGCGGCGGGTTTGAACCCGTCAGCGGTGATTCGCACCTTGGCTGGCAGGTTATCCACCAGCGGCTGCAATTCGCCGGTCAACTGGCCGTTCAGGTAACCGCTGCTGTCGGCTTTCAGGTTCAGGGTTTTCAGCAGGTCGCCGTCAATCTTCAGGGCCAGCGCCCAGGGTTCCGGGGCTGGCAGGGTCAGTTTGCCCTCGGCCTTGAGCGGCCAGTTGCCGGAGGGCTGCAGCAGGCCCGACAGATTCAGGCTCAGCTCGTCGCGTTGCAGACTCACGGCGTCGATCTGCAAGCCCTGTTCGGTCCAGTGCGCCGCCAGTTGCAGGCCTTTGAGTTCTTCGCTGCCATTGAACAGCAAGCTGCCGATCTGCACGTCGCCCAGTTCGATCGCCAATGGCAACTTCAGGTCCGGCAGCGTAATCGGTCCGCTGCTTGCTTCTTCGTCGCCCGGTGGAAATTGCAGGCTGACCTGGTCGGCCTTCAACTGCTCGATACACAACGTCATGCGCGTCAGGCACAACGGCGACCAGGCGAAAATCACTTTGCTCAGTTCAACCCGGCTGGTGTCCTGCTGCCAGACCAGATGGTCAGCGCTCCACTGCCCGCCCAGACGGCCCTGGAAATTCTCGAGGGTCAAACCCGGCACAAACCCTAGCGCCCAACGACTGCCGGTCGCCGTGCCCAGCACCGTGGTCACGGTCAGCAGGACCAGCATCAATAGCGCCAGAATCGCCAGCAGCGTTACTTTCAAACCACGCTTCACAGCTCAGGCCCCATGGAAAAGTGCAGTCGAATGCCGCCGTCGTCGTCCATCGCGTGGGCCAGGTCGAGGCGAATCGGCCCCACCGGGGATACCCAGCGCACGCCGATGCCGACGCCGGTCTTGAGATCGGGCAGTTCGAGTTTGTTGAAGGAGTTGCCCTGGTCGATGAAGGTCGCAACCCGCCATTTTTCGGCGATGGAATATTGATACTCGACGCTGCCGGCAATCATGTAGCGGCCACCGATGCGGTCGCCGTCAGAGTTTTCCGGGGACAGACTTTGATAATCGTAACCGCGCACGCTCTGATCGCCACCGGCAAAGAAACGCAGCGACGGCGGCACCGATTTGTAGCCGTTGGTGGCACTGCCGCCCACTTGTACCCGACCGAGCAAGCGGTGTTTATCGAACACCGTGGTCAGGCCTTTCACCAGCGCCGTGCCGTAAACCAGGTTGGTATCCGAACCCAATCCTTCCTTGGCAACCTTGGTTTCGAATTGCAGGCGATAGCCGTTGTGCGGATCGATGCGGTTGTCGCTTTTCAGGTACGAATAGCTGACGCCGGGCATCAGCAAGTTGCTCAGCCCCGAGTCGTCGCCAAGTCGATATTCTTCGCGCTGCCATTTCAGCGACACCACCCGCTGCCAACCGCTGGGCAACTTGCTGTGCCACTCGGGACCGAGGGTCAGCAATTTGCTCAGGCTGTCCTTGTCGGCAATTTCTTCACTTTGATAGCCACCGGCGAAGCGCAGCTTGTCGGTCAGCGGCGGGTCGAGCGGAATGTCGTAGAACAGCCCGACGTTCTGCCGTGGCGCCGAGACTTCGGTTTCCCAGCCATAACTGTGGCCTTGCGGGTTGACCCAGTGCCGGGTCCAGTTGGCCTTGACCCGTGGGCCAACGTCGGTGGAATAACCCAGACCGAGGCCCATCGTCCGTGGTTTGCGGGTTTCGAGTTTGACGTCCACCGGGATCACGTCGTTCTTGGACGCCGTTGGCGCGGCATCAACGCGAACGCCTTCGAAGTAGCCGCTCGATTGCAGATTCTGATTCAGTTCGGCGATCAGTTCGGAGTCGTAAGGCGCACCCGCCTTGAACGGCACCATGCGTTGCAGCAGTTCTTCGTCGAACGGCGTATCCCCCTCGAAACTGACCTTGCCGAGGGCGTAGCGCGGGCCGCTTTCATAGATCAGTTCGATGTCGGCAACGCCCGCTCGCGGGTCGACCGCCAGTTTCTGCCGCGTGAAGTGGCCACTGAAAAAACCGAAACGCGACGCCTGGTTCTGGATCAGCCGCTTGGCGTCTTCGTAGCGGCCATGATTGAGCACTGCGCCGGTTTTCAGCGCGTCGCTTTTCGGTACGCGAAAGGATTTCAGGGAAGCGGCCGGACCGTCGATGCGAATGGTGACAGTGCGCAAATGCACCGGTTCGCCGGGCTCGATGTTCATGACCAGGCGCGGCGTCTTGCCGCCCTTCACGTCCGTGTCGATCTGCGGCTGGTAATAACCCAGGGCCTGGGCGGCCTTGCGTGCCTGTTCTTCGGCGCCACGACTGAAGCGCAACAAGGCTTCTTCATCACGATCGCCGAGGCTGCCGATATAGCCTTCTATATTGGCCTTCAGTTCGTCGTTGGACGGTTTGATCCGCACATCCAATTCACTTTGCGCCAGCGCCGCGCAGCTGGTGATCAGCATCAGCACGCCGCTGGTAATTCTTCCTGGAAACTTCATAGGCGCGGATGCTATCACGAGCTTGGGAGCGTGATAGAGCCTCGCGTCCCGCGAAAGTTCTACCGTTTATGCCGAAGCGGTTTGCAGCACCTGCGGATTGGCATGGAAAAACACGTGTTCGCGGATCGGTCCTACGGCGACCTCACCGATTTCCTCATAACCCTGACGCTTGTAGAACTCCAGATAACGCGGATTACCGGTATCGAGCACTACACCTTCAGAGTGCTCATCGACCGCGCACCAGTTGTGCACGGCTTGCAACAGCTGCTCGCCGAAGTGTTTGCCCTGGAATTGCGGATGAATCCCCAGCAACGGCAGCAAGTGCACCGAGTCGGACGGCACGCACGCCATCACCGCATCGTGGTATTCGAGGTAGCGGCGCGTGCAGCGAAACCCGGTGCTGAGCACCATTCGCAGGCGCCAGGCCCAGCTTTCGGTAATGCCCAGGCGACGTTGCGGCGGCGCGATCAGGGCGATGCCGATCAAGCGGTCGTTGACCAGCAGGCCGATGGCGGGCAAGTCCTGAAGGAAGTGTTGCTTGACCAGTTCGCGCACGGTGGCTCGGACCCGCTGTTCATACCCGGGGCGCTCGGCTTCGAAGAGGTAGCCGAACGTCGGTTCGTGGCGGTAGGCCTGATAAAGCAGGGAGCGGGCTTCGCGGGAGTAGCCGCTGTCGAGCATGTGGATATCGGCGATGGCGGTCGAGGTTTCGGGCATAGCGGTAGATCTCCCCGGCACAGCTCAAATGGCTGTGCTCTTATTGGTACGAGCGTTTGGGTGGCTTCACAGTTCCCCAGACAGGTATAGACCAAAGTCAGGATCTTTATCGACTGAACCGGCCTCTTCGCGGGCAAGCCACGCTCCCACAAGTTTTGTGTCGTACCCAAATGATTCGGCAAACACGGAACCTGTGGGAGCGGGCTTGCCCGCGAAGAGGCCCGAAACAGCCAATGAAGATCTGACAGAACACCGAGAATCCCCTCACCCCAGACTGGCCCCAATCCCACAGGTCAGCTAGCATCGCCCTTTTGCCAGGACTGCCGACCATGAAGATCGTCTCCTTCAACATCAACGGGCTGCGCGCTCGCCCCCATCAGCTGGCGGCGCTGATCGAAAAGCATCAACCCGACGTGATCGGCCTGCAGGAAACCAAGGTCCACGATGACCAGTTCCCGTTGGCCGAGGTTCAGGCGCTGGGTTATCACGTGTATTTCCACGGGCAAAAGGGTCACTACGGCGTCGCCCTGCTCTCGCGCAAGGAACCGCTGGCGCTGCACAAAGGGTTCGTCACCGATGAAGAAGACGCTCAGCGCCGCTTCATCTGGGGCACGTTTGCCGACGCCAATGGCGTGCCGGTGACCATCATGAACGGCTATTTCCCACAGGGAGAAAGCCGCGACCATCCGACCAAGTTCCCGGCCAAGGAACGTTTCTACAACGATCTGCAGCACCTGCTGGAAAGCCAGTTCAACAACGAGCAGCCGCTGGTGGTGATGGGCGACGTGAACATTTCCCCGGAAGACTGCGACATCGGCATCGGCCCGGACAACATGAAACGGTGGCTGAAAACCGGCAAATGCAGTTTCCTGCCGGAAGAACGCGAGTGGATGGCCCGCTTGAAGAACTGGGGCCTGGTGGACAGTTTCCGCCACCTGAACCCGGACGTGGCCGACCGTTTCAGCTGGTTCGACTACCGCAGCCGCGGCTTCGAAGATGAACCCAAGCGCGGGCTGCGGATCGACGTGATCATGGCGTCCCACGGTTTGTTGCCGCGGGTGAAGGACGCCGGCGTGGATTACGACCTGCGCGGGATGGAAAAGCCTTCGGATCACGCGCCGATCTGGCTTGAGTTGAGCTGAAATTTGCAGTGATCGTTCCCACTCCCGCGTGGGAATGCCGCCTGGGACGCTCCGCGTCCCGAATGTGAGGGTGACGCAGAGCGTCACGGGATGCATTCCCACGCAGAGCGTGGGAATGATCTGTCATCTTTCAGAAACCTTACTGACTTATTCTCCCCGCACTTTCTTTGGCTTTATAAGGTGCGGGCATGACGCTGCGCGTTTTTTTCCTGTTGATACTGTGCGCCGGGCTGCCAGTCACCGCATCGGCGGGTGACTTGCCGACGCCCAAGCAGGGTCCGGTGTTGCGCATCCAGGGTTCCAACACCATTGGCGCGGCATTGGGGCCCGCGCTGGTCGAGGGTTTGATGCGCGAGCAAGGCTTGCTCAAGGTTCACAGCGAAGCCCCGGACACCGCCAACGAACTGCGGGTGGTCGGCGAAACCGTGCAAGGGCGACGGGTCGAGGTGGAAATCGCGGCCCACGGTTCCAGCACCGGCTTCAGCGCCCTGAAAAACGCCACCGCGGACCTTGCCGCCTCCTCGCGTCCGATCAAGGACAGCGAACTGCTGGCCCTGCAGTCCCTCGGCGATCTGAAGAGCCCCGGCGCCGAACAGGTCATCGCCATCGACGGCCTGGCAATCATCCTTCATCCGCAAAACCCGCTGAATCAACTCAACACCGAACAACTGGCGCGCATCTTCAGTGGCGAGGCACGCACCTGGGAAGAGATCGGCGGCAGCGGTGGGACGATTCATCTGTATGCGCGGGATGACCAATCGGGCACGTATGACACCTTCAAGGAAGTGGTGCTCAGTCGTCGTGGGAAAACGCTGAACAGCGCAGCGAAACGTTTCGAATCGAGCGAGCAATTGTCTGACGCAGTCAGCCTCGACCCGCAAGGCATCGGCTTCATCGGCCTGCCCTACGTGCGCCAGGCCAAAGCCGTGGCGATCGTCGACGGCCAGTCCCAGGCCATGTTGCCGCTCAACAGCCTGATTGCCACCGAAGACTATCCGCTGTCGCGCCGGCTGTTCTTATACCTGCCGCCCAACGGTAAGAATCCCTGGGCCGACGCGTTGGTGAAATTCGCACAGAGCAGCAAAGGCCAGGCCATCGTCGCGGCCAACGGGTTTATTGCCCAGACCGTCCAGGCCATGGCCGTCACACCGAATGCGCTGATGCCCGAAGGCTATCAGGCACTCAGCCGCCACGCCCAGCGCCTGACCGTGAATTTCCGTTTTGAAGAAGGCAGCGCGACGCTGGACAACAAGGCCCGGCAGGACCTGACGCGGGTGCTCGATTACATCCGGCAGAACGAGAAGACCAACCGGCAGGTGACGCTGGTGGGGTTTGGCGATGCCAAAAGCGATCCGGCGCGGGCCGACCTGCTGTCGAAACTGCGGGCCATGGCGGTGCGGCGGGAGCTGGTGAAAAGCGGCGTGGTGTTTCGCGAGATTCGCGGCTTTGGCGCCGAGATGCCGGTGGCGGCCAACAGTGCGGATGAAGGGCGGATCAAGAATCGGCGGGTTGAGGTTTGGGTGTACTGAAACC
Proteins encoded in this window:
- a CDS encoding translocation/assembly module TamB domain-containing protein: MKRGLKVTLLAILALLMLVLLTVTTVLGTATGSRWALGFVPGLTLENFQGRLGGQWSADHLVWQQDTSRVELSKVIFAWSPLCLTRMTLCIEQLKADQVSLQFPPGDEEASSGPITLPDLKLPLAIELGDVQIGSLLFNGSEELKGLQLAAHWTEQGLQIDAVSLQRDELSLNLSGLLQPSGNWPLKAEGKLTLPAPEPWALALKIDGDLLKTLNLKADSSGYLNGQLTGELQPLVDNLPAKVRITADGFKPAADLPDTLQLNQLELTGDGDLKNGYQLHGSATLPAEQGPVALLLQGKVDANGAQIAALDLTANDKQSLKLTGVLDWSKGLNATAKIDWLDFPWHRLYPVIDEPEVALRSFNGEVSYTDGKYLGNFKAALDGPAGAFSLSSPFAGDLTKIYLQQIQLEAGQGKAEGHLNLQFADGIAWDTALDLSAINPAYWVAELPGTLAGPLRSKGEMKNEKLSLNADLDLKGKLRGQPAVLQAKADGAGELWNLSALQIRLGDNSITGKGSLQQKLTGQIDIKLSRLAQLWPQLRGQLNGRVDVAGTLKAPQGKLGLQGTQLAFQDNRLQSLNLDATLDSAQRAKIDLKGSGIQAGDTSLGTLTASGSGDIKNQKLSLDLQGPQLKLALGLDGNLDKGNWRGRLASGDIQAGGQDWKLQGPAKLERLADGKINFGAHCWMSGPASLCGEDQRLMPEPKLRYHLKQFPIDSMAQWLPKDFAWKGRLNADLQLDLPASGPNGQISLDASGGTLRIKDKDQWLDFPYQTLRLISKLTPKRIDTDFNFVGGKLGELSVQAQINPLPKNKPLTGSFRLNGLDLSVARPFVPMVEKLTGRLNGSGTISGGLMAPLVNGNLLLSDGEISGPELPMDLEALQLQAVIAGETVQLNGGWKSGKNGQGSLNGNIAWGQALVVDLALKGTQLPVTVEPYAKLEVAPDLKISMKGDELAIAGKVLVSRGDITVRELPPSTVKVSDDTVIIGQQTEEGKPPLAMKMDIDVVVGEDKLSFAGFGLTANLQGHVHIGDNMDTRGELWLNDGRYRAYGQRLTVRRARLLFAGPIDQPYLDIEAIRQTDDVIAGIRLSGSAEQPTTQIFSEPAMSQEQALSYLVLGRPLSTTGEDNNMLAQAALGLGLMGSSGMTGKLASDLGIQDFQLDTEGSGNTTSVVASGNISEKLSLRYGVGVFEPANTIALRYKLSKKVYLEAAGGVASSLDIFYKRDF
- a CDS encoding autotransporter assembly complex protein TamA, translating into MKFPGRITSGVLMLITSCAALAQSELDVRIKPSNDELKANIEGYIGSLGDRDEEALLRFSRGAEEQARKAAQALGYYQPQIDTDVKGGKTPRLVMNIEPGEPVHLRTVTIRIDGPAASLKSFRVPKSDALKTGAVLNHGRYEDAKRLIQNQASRFGFFSGHFTRQKLAVDPRAGVADIELIYESGPRYALGKVSFEGDTPFDEELLQRMVPFKAGAPYDSELIAELNQNLQSSGYFEGVRVDAAPTASKNDVIPVDVKLETRKPRTMGLGLGYSTDVGPRVKANWTRHWVNPQGHSYGWETEVSAPRQNVGLFYDIPLDPPLTDKLRFAGGYQSEEIADKDSLSKLLTLGPEWHSKLPSGWQRVVSLKWQREEYRLGDDSGLSNLLMPGVSYSYLKSDNRIDPHNGYRLQFETKVAKEGLGSDTNLVYGTALVKGLTTVFDKHRLLGRVQVGGSATNGYKSVPPSLRFFAGGDQSVRGYDYQSLSPENSDGDRIGGRYMIAGSVEYQYSIAEKWRVATFIDQGNSFNKLELPDLKTGVGIGVRWVSPVGPIRLDLAHAMDDDGGIRLHFSMGPEL
- a CDS encoding GNAT family N-acetyltransferase; the protein is MPETSTAIADIHMLDSGYSREARSLLYQAYRHEPTFGYLFEAERPGYEQRVRATVRELVKQHFLQDLPAIGLLVNDRLIGIALIAPPQRRLGITESWAWRLRMVLSTGFRCTRRYLEYHDAVMACVPSDSVHLLPLLGIHPQFQGKHFGEQLLQAVHNWCAVDEHSEGVVLDTGNPRYLEFYKRQGYEEIGEVAVGPIREHVFFHANPQVLQTASA
- the xthA gene encoding exodeoxyribonuclease III, with product MKIVSFNINGLRARPHQLAALIEKHQPDVIGLQETKVHDDQFPLAEVQALGYHVYFHGQKGHYGVALLSRKEPLALHKGFVTDEEDAQRRFIWGTFADANGVPVTIMNGYFPQGESRDHPTKFPAKERFYNDLQHLLESQFNNEQPLVVMGDVNISPEDCDIGIGPDNMKRWLKTGKCSFLPEEREWMARLKNWGLVDSFRHLNPDVADRFSWFDYRSRGFEDEPKRGLRIDVIMASHGLLPRVKDAGVDYDLRGMEKPSDHAPIWLELS
- a CDS encoding substrate-binding domain-containing protein, which produces MTLRVFFLLILCAGLPVTASAGDLPTPKQGPVLRIQGSNTIGAALGPALVEGLMREQGLLKVHSEAPDTANELRVVGETVQGRRVEVEIAAHGSSTGFSALKNATADLAASSRPIKDSELLALQSLGDLKSPGAEQVIAIDGLAIILHPQNPLNQLNTEQLARIFSGEARTWEEIGGSGGTIHLYARDDQSGTYDTFKEVVLSRRGKTLNSAAKRFESSEQLSDAVSLDPQGIGFIGLPYVRQAKAVAIVDGQSQAMLPLNSLIATEDYPLSRRLFLYLPPNGKNPWADALVKFAQSSKGQAIVAANGFIAQTVQAMAVTPNALMPEGYQALSRHAQRLTVNFRFEEGSATLDNKARQDLTRVLDYIRQNEKTNRQVTLVGFGDAKSDPARADLLSKLRAMAVRRELVKSGVVFREIRGFGAEMPVAANSADEGRIKNRRVEVWVY